One Natranaerovirga hydrolytica genomic region harbors:
- a CDS encoding bacteriohemerythrin — translation MMWKDKYEVGVDLIDEQHKELFTRVSDFIQTVQSKGDWQAKEEKVKETMQFMQEYVVTHFDDEEKYQESINYPNKNEHKNLHAKFKYDVNQYVEKFQTNGYDEELVKEFSGKLMTWLIMHVGLEDQKIGQYVATKGGNA, via the coding sequence ATGATGTGGAAAGATAAGTATGAAGTGGGTGTCGATTTAATTGACGAGCAACATAAGGAATTATTTACTCGTGTTTCGGATTTTATACAAACGGTTCAAAGCAAAGGTGATTGGCAAGCTAAAGAAGAGAAGGTAAAAGAGACCATGCAATTTATGCAAGAATATGTTGTAACCCATTTTGATGATGAAGAAAAATATCAAGAATCCATTAATTATCCAAATAAAAATGAGCATAAAAATTTACACGCAAAATTCAAATATGACGTTAATCAATATGTAGAGAAATTTCAAACAAACGGTTATGATGAAGAACTGGTAAAAGAATTTAGTGGAAAATTAATGACTTGGTTAATTATGCATGTTGGACTAGAAGATCAAAAAATTGGACAATATGTAGCAACAAAAGGAGGCAATGCATAA
- a CDS encoding chemotaxis protein CheX — MNEQYINAFLSATKDVFNLMLDINPERKNIKLVDGIISSKDANILLGITGDLRGSILFGFNKEMTLEMVKSMSGMEMEEIDGFVSSVLGELANIIGGHTTTNLTKNNYICDIVPPEIFVGQYKSYSMASDKALSLLLETPMGQFDVILNLKENK, encoded by the coding sequence ATGAATGAACAATATATTAATGCTTTTTTAAGCGCAACAAAAGATGTCTTTAATTTGATGTTAGATATTAACCCAGAAAGAAAAAATATAAAATTAGTGGATGGTATTATTAGCAGTAAAGATGCCAATATACTATTAGGTATAACTGGTGACTTAAGGGGGTCTATACTATTTGGTTTTAATAAAGAAATGACACTAGAGATGGTAAAATCTATGTCAGGCATGGAAATGGAAGAAATAGATGGTTTTGTTTCTTCGGTTCTTGGGGAATTGGCCAACATAATCGGAGGACATACAACAACGAATTTAACAAAAAATAATTATATCTGTGATATTGTTCCTCCAGAAATTTTTGTTGGGCAATACAAATCCTATTCTATGGCAAGTGATAAAGCGTTGTCTTTACTCTTAGAAACACCTATGGGACAATTTGACGTGATTTTAAATTTGAAAGAAAATAAATAG
- a CDS encoding SEC-C metal-binding domain-containing protein has product MVLYTKWEALATQDRSEKEYEKFWQDYFALEEGVYDYLLSNNVSNLEGTVSDLATKFQLDSVIFTGFLDGINTSLVTELDVKSLEEDSLLTLEIDFEKLYYNMLDAKANWLYNLPSWNGILTEERRKEITKDYNKAQIVVKDKKIGRNDPCPCGSGQKYKKCCINK; this is encoded by the coding sequence ATGGTTTTATATACTAAATGGGAAGCATTAGCAACACAAGATCGTTCTGAAAAAGAATATGAAAAGTTTTGGCAAGATTATTTTGCATTAGAAGAAGGGGTTTATGATTATCTTTTAAGCAATAACGTTTCGAATTTAGAAGGTACGGTTTCTGATCTGGCTACAAAATTCCAGTTAGATTCTGTTATTTTCACTGGATTTTTAGATGGTATAAACACCAGTTTAGTCACTGAATTAGATGTGAAAAGTTTAGAAGAGGATAGTCTCCTTACTCTTGAAATTGACTTTGAAAAATTATATTATAATATGCTTGATGCAAAAGCCAATTGGCTTTATAATTTACCTTCTTGGAATGGTATCTTAACAGAAGAAAGACGAAAAGAAATTACTAAAGACTATAATAAGGCTCAAATTGTTGTTAAGGATAAAAAAATTGGTAGAAATGATCCTTGTCCTTGTGGTAGTGGTCAAAAATACAAAAAATGTTGTATCAATAAGTAA